A genome region from Candidatus Atribacteria bacterium includes the following:
- the nifU gene encoding Fe-S cluster assembly scaffold protein NifU gives MYSEKVMEHFRNPHNVGEIKDADGIGEVGNPVCGDIMKIYIRVKDNKIIDCKFKTFGCGAAIATSSMITEMVKGKEIGEALKISNKAVAEALGGLPPIKMHCSNLAADGLSKAIEDYKQKARDKKEKQ, from the coding sequence ATGTATAGTGAAAAAGTAATGGAGCATTTTAGAAACCCTCATAATGTAGGAGAGATTAAAGATGCAGACGGTATTGGAGAAGTAGGAAATCCTGTTTGTGGGGATATCATGAAAATTTATATAAGAGTAAAAGATAACAAGATAATAGATTGTAAATTTAAAACTTTTGGATGCGGTGCAGCTATTGCTACCAGCAGTATGATTACCGAAATGGTCAAGGGGAAAGAGATTGGTGAAGCTTTAAAAATTTCTAATAAAGCTGTTGCTGAAGCCTTAGGCGGACTTCCACCCATTAAAATGCATTGTTCTAATTTAGCGGCAGATGGATTATCTAAAGCTATTGAAGATTATAAACAAAAGGCAAGGGATAAGAAAGAAAAACAATAA
- the nifS gene encoding cysteine desulfurase NifS, translated as MKKIYMDHAATTPTDVGVVKVMEPYFNLKYGNPNSIYSFGQEARMAVEEARGKVAHLIGANPSEIIFTAGGTEADNHAIKGIAWANQKKGNHIITSKIEHHAVLHSCQFLEKQGFKVTYLPVDKYGLIDSDDVERAITDKTILVTIMHANNEIGTIEPIKEISKVVKKAGIYFHTDSVQTAGHIPIDVNDLGVDMLSMSGHKFYGPNGIGVLYLKKGTKITSFIDGGAQENNKRAGTENVAGIVGLGKAAELAKERLNQNREKEIEILRNKLTQGILKNIENVRLNGHPTNRLPGNANFCFEFIEGESMLLSLDMEGVAASSGSACTSGSLEPSHVLLAIGLPPEIAHGSLRLTLGKDNTEKEVNYLLDILPGIINKLRVLSPFNGDWEGLS; from the coding sequence ATGAAAAAAATTTATATGGATCATGCAGCCACCACCCCTACTGATGTAGGGGTAGTGAAAGTGATGGAACCTTATTTCAATTTAAAATATGGAAATCCTAATAGCATATATTCCTTTGGACAGGAAGCAAGAATGGCAGTAGAAGAAGCCAGGGGGAAGGTAGCTCATTTAATCGGAGCAAACCCTTCGGAGATTATTTTCACCGCAGGAGGGACAGAAGCGGATAATCACGCTATAAAAGGAATAGCTTGGGCTAATCAAAAAAAGGGGAATCATATCATTACTTCGAAGATAGAGCACCACGCTGTACTTCATTCATGTCAGTTTTTAGAGAAACAAGGCTTTAAAGTTACTTACTTACCAGTGGATAAATATGGTCTGATAGACTCTGATGATGTGGAGAGGGCGATTACAGACAAGACTATACTGGTAACCATTATGCATGCGAACAACGAGATTGGTACCATCGAACCGATTAAGGAAATAAGTAAAGTAGTAAAAAAAGCAGGAATATATTTTCATACTGATTCGGTTCAAACTGCCGGACATATTCCTATAGATGTAAATGATTTAGGGGTAGATATGTTATCGATGTCCGGACATAAATTTTATGGTCCTAACGGAATAGGAGTATTGTATCTAAAGAAAGGAACGAAGATCACCAGTTTTATAGATGGTGGTGCTCAGGAAAACAATAAAAGAGCCGGTACAGAAAATGTAGCAGGAATAGTCGGATTAGGTAAAGCTGCTGAGTTGGCAAAAGAAAGGCTAAATCAAAATAGAGAGAAGGAAATCGAAATATTAAGAAATAAATTAACTCAAGGTATTTTGAAGAATATAGAAAATGTTCGTCTAAACGGCCATCCAACTAATAGATTACCTGGAAACGCTAATTTTTGTTTTGAATTTATTGAAGGGGAGTCAATGTTGTTAAGCTTGGATATGGAAGGAGTTGCTGCTTCCAGTGGTTCAGCTTGCACTTCTGGTTCATTAGAACCATCTCATGTGTTATTAGCTATCGGACTTCCTCCGGAAATAGCTCATGGTTCTTTAAGGTTAACTTTAGGAAAAGATAATACAGAGAAAGAAGTAAATTATTTATTAGATATTCTACCCGGGATTATTAATAAATTAAGGGTACTCTCTCCATTTAATGGTGATTGGGAAGGACTAAGTTAG